The Primulina tabacum isolate GXHZ01 chromosome 7, ASM2559414v2, whole genome shotgun sequence genome includes a window with the following:
- the LOC142551147 gene encoding LOW QUALITY PROTEIN: pentatricopeptide repeat-containing protein At1g08070, chloroplastic-like (The sequence of the model RefSeq protein was modified relative to this genomic sequence to represent the inferred CDS: deleted 1 base in 1 codon) has protein sequence MAIAVTSSNLFHFLPTSSDPPYELLQTHPSLALLSKCKSIKYLKQVHSQFIKFGLHNTQFALSKLVEFCAVSPCGDLSYALSIFNSIRNPNHVIYNMMIRGYSLSSSPYLALQYYVNMLLFGLQPNSYTFPFLLKSCTKLRVACAGKQVHGHVFKLGLENDVFVHTSLVNMYAQLGNLNDARLVFDKSDFRDAVSFTALVTGYVLGGRVEDARELFDAIPVRDVVSWNAMISGYAHTGRFDEALNLFQEMREAKVTPDVSTLLTVLSACAHLGAIDIGNRVRSWIEEHGLGSNLRLTNALVDMYAKCGNVKAAETLFDGIQEKNLVSWNVMIGGYTYTNNYKDALRIFRLMQRNNVEPNDVTFLNLIPACAQLGSLDLGKWIHGYIGRHYNDFPNDSLWTSLINMYAKSGNIEAAKQIFDGMKTKSLASWNVMISGLAMHGLASSAFDVFSEMRKEGFQPDDITLVSLLSASCHAGLVDVGRQCFNSMVQDYHISPQLQHYGCMIDLLGRAGLFDEAMAMIDKMEFEPDGAIWGSLLGACRVHKNLKLGEYVATKLFELEPDNPGAYVLLSNIYAGAGRWDDVARIRTFINDNGMKKVPGSTSIEIDSVVHEFLVSDRSHPATPEIYKMLDEIDRLLAMAGYVIDTSEVNYDVEEEWKEGVLCQHSEKLAIAFGLISTKPGTTLRIVKNLRVCWNCHSATKLISKIFIREIIARDRNRFHHFKDGHCSCKDYW, from the exons ATGGCGATTGCAGTAACATCCTCTAATCTCTTCCACTTCCTCCCGACCTCCTCCGATCCACCCTATGAGCTCCTACAAACTCATCCCTCTCTTGCCCTCCTCTCCAAATGTAAGAGCATAAAATATTTGAAGCAAGTTCACTCTCAGTTTATCAAATTTGGCCTCCACAACACACAATTTGCACTGAGTAAACTGGTTGAATTTTGTGCTGTGAGCCCTTGTGGTGATCTCTCTTATGCCCTCTCCATTTTCAACTCCATTCGCAATCCTAATCATGTTATATATAATATGATGATTCGCGGATACTCTTTAAGCTCTTCCCCATATTTAGCCTTACAGTATTATGTGAACATGTTACTTTTCGGCCTTCAACCCAATTCTTACACATTCCCTTTTCTtctgaaatcttgcacaaagtTAAGGGTGGCATGTGCCGGGAAACAAGTTCATGGCCATGTGTTTAAACTTGGACTCGAGAATGATGTTTTTGTACATACTTCCCTTGTCAACATGTATGCTCAGCTGGGTAACTTAAATGATGCTAGATTGGTGTTTGACAAGAGTGATTTTAGAGATGCTGTGTCTTTTACAGCATTGGTCACAGGGTATGTATTGGGGGGTCGTGTTGAGGATGCCCGTGAATTGTTCGATGCAATTCCGGTCAGAGATGTCGTGTCGTGGAATGCCATGATATCCGGATATGCTCACACTGGTCGATTCGATGAGGCTTTGAACTTATTTCAAGAGATGAGGGAGGCGAAAGTTACTCCTGATGTCAGCACATTGTTGACCGTTCTTTCGGCCTGTGCTCATTTGGGTGCAATTGATATCGGAAACCGGGTCAGATCTTGGATTGAAGAGCATGGGCTAGGTTCAAACCTTCGCCTCACTAATGCACTGGTTGATATGTATGCAAAATGTGGAAATGTTAAAGCGGCGGAGACTTTATTTGATGGTATACAAGAAAAAAATCTCGTGTCATGGAATGTTATGATTGGTGGGTACACATACACGAACAACTACAAAGATGCCTTGAGAATCTTCCGTCTGATGCAGCGGAACAATGTAGAGCCTAATGATGTGACTTTCTTGAATCTTATTCCAGCGTGTGCACAATTGGGTTCTCTCGATCTTGGCAAATGGATACATGGTTATATTGGCAGGCATTATAATGACTTCCCGAATGATTCTCTTTGGACTAGTCTCATCAACATGTATGCAAAATCTGGAAACATTGAAGCTGCCAAGCAAATTTTCGATGGCATGAAAACCAAAAGTTTAGCTTCTTGGAATGTCATGATATCAGGGCTAGCGATGCATGGGTTAGCAAGTAGTGCTTTCGATGTTTTCTCTGAAATGCGAAAAGAAGGATTCCAACCTGATGACATCACTTTAGTCAGTTTGTTATCTGCTAGTTGCCATGCTGGCTTAGTTGATGTTGGCCGCCAATGTTTTAATTCTATGGTCCAAGATTATCATATCTCCCCACAATTGCAACATTATGGATGCATGATTGATCTATTAGGACGAGCGGGATTGTTTGATGAAGCAATGGCGATGATAGACAAAATGGAGTTCGAACCAGATGGAGCCATATGGGGATCCTTGCTTGGTGCCTGTAGAGTTCACAAAAATCTCAAGTTGGGTGAATATGTTGCCACGAAACTTTTTGAATTGGAGCCCGATAATCCGGGAGCATACGTCCTTCTGTCAAACATATATGCTGGAGCTGGAAGATGGGATGACGTAGCAAGAATTAGAACGTTTATCAATGACAATGGAATGAAGAAAGTGCCCGGTTCCACCTCCATCGAAATAGACTCTGTAGTCCACGAATTTCTCGTAAGTGATCGATCACATCCCGCAACCCCCGAAATATATAAGATGCTTGATGAAATCGACAGGCTTTTAGCGATGGCTGGATATGTTATCGATACATCTGAGGTGAATTATGATGTTGAA GAGGAGTGGAAAGAAGGTGTGCTGTGTCAACATAGTGAGAAATTGGCTATCGCTTTTGGTTTGATTAGTACAAAGCCAGGAACAACCTTAAGAATTGTGAAAAATTTAAGGGTATGTTGGAATTGCCATTCTGCTACAAAGCTTATATCTAAGATCTTTATAAGGGAGATTATTGCTAGGGATAGGAATCGTTTTCACCATTTTAAGGATGGTCATTGTTCTTGCAAGGATTATTGGTGA